A single region of the Marmota flaviventris isolate mMarFla1 chromosome 10, mMarFla1.hap1, whole genome shotgun sequence genome encodes:
- the Gnat2 gene encoding guanine nucleotide-binding protein G(t) subunit alpha-2 translates to MGSGASTEDKELAKRSKELEKKLQEDADKEAKTVKLLLLGAGESGKSTIVKQMKIIHQDGYTPEECLEFKTVIYGNVLQSILAIIRAMSTLGIDYAEPSRADDGRQLNNLADSIEEGTMPPELVEVIRKLWKDGGVQACFERAAEYQLNDSASYYLNQLDRITDPDYIPNEQDVLRSRVKTTGIIETKFSVKDLNFRMFDVGGQRSERKKWIHCFEGVTCIIFCAALSAYDMVLVEDDEVNRMHESLHLFNSICNHKFFAATSIVLFLNKKDLFEEKIKKVHLSICFPEYEGNNSFEDAGNYIKNQFLDLNMRKDVKEIYSHMTCATDTQNVKFVFDAVTDIIIKENLKDCGLF, encoded by the exons ATGGGGAGTGGAGCCAGTACTGAGGACAAAGAACTGGCCAAGAGGTCCAAGGAGCTAGAAAAGAAGCTGCAGGAGGATGCTGACAAGGAAGCAAAGACTGTCAAGCTGCTATTGCTGG GTGCTGGGGAGTCAGGAAAGAGCACTATCGTCAAGCAGATGAA GATCATTCACCAGGATGGGTATACACCAGAAGAATGCCTGGAGTTCAAGACTGTCATCTATGGGAATGTGTTACAGTCCATCCTGGCTATCATCCGGGCTATGTCCACACTGGGCATTGACTATGCTGAACCAAGCCGCGCG GATGATGGGCGACAGCTCAATAACCTGGCCGACTCCATTGAGGAGGGGACCATGCCTCCTGAGCTGGTGGAGGTCATCAGAAAGTTGTGGAAGGATGGTGGAGTTCAAGCTTGCTTCGAAAGAGCTGCAGAATATCAGCTCAATGACTCAGCATCCTA CTACCTGAACCAACTGGACAGGATTACAGACCCGGACTACATTCCTAATGAGCAAGATGTTTTGAGATCTAGAGTGAAAACTACAGGCATTATTGAAACCAAGTTTTCTGTCAAAGACTTGAATTTCAG GATGTTTGATGTGGGAGGGCAGAGATCTGAGAGAAAGAAGTGGATCCACTGCTTTGAGGGCGTCACCTGCATCATCTTCTGTGCAGCACTCAGTGCCTACGACATGGTACTGGTGGAAGATGATGAAGTG AATCGTATGCATGAGTCTTTGCATCTGTTCAACAGCATATGTAACCACAAGTTCTTTGCGGCTACTTCCATTGTGCTCTTTCTCAACAAGAAAGATCTTTTTGaggaaaaaatcaagaaagtCCATCTCAGTATTTGTTTTCCAGAGTATGAAG GGAACAACTCCTTTGAGGATGCGGGGAATTATATCAAGAACCAGTTCCTTGACCTCAATATGCGAAAAGATGTCAAAGAAATCTACAGTCACATGACCTGTGCTACAGATACACAGAATGTCAAATTTGTGTTTGATGCAGTTACAGATATCATCATCAAAGAAAACCTCAAGGACTGTGGGCTCTTCTAA